In a genomic window of Pontibacter liquoris:
- a CDS encoding M1 family metallopeptidase: MLLRSLFTVLLTLTASLAFSQTPVFTHQDTLRGAITPERAWWDLAYYHLAIKVNPADSTIRGVNTIRYKVLAPKQVMQVDLQQPMAIEKVMQNGKELTYTYDGNAWFIQLAAPQKAGEVNSVDVYYGGKPQVSKNPPWSGGLTWKHDAQGNPFAATSCQGDGASLWWPCKDHMYDEPDSMLISVTVPEKLMDVSNGRLRKVDQNNDGTKTYHWFVSNPINNYGVNMNLGDYVHFSEKFKGEKGLLDCDYYVLRGDESKARKQFKEVPRMLAAFEHWFGPYPFYEDSYKLVQVPYLGMEHQSSVTYGNDFKNGYLGRDLSGTGWGLKFDFIIVHESGHEWFANNITYKDIADMWIHESFTAYSENLFLDYYYGKEASAAYVIGTRANIRNDRPIIGYYNVNNSGSGDMYYKGANMLHTLRQIVNDDEKWRSILRGFNKDFYHQTVTTQQIENYLSQHIGRDLSPVFDQYLRDVRIPELEYQLAGGKLSYRWANTVTGFNMPVKVTVNGKEKWLTPTTTWQALPGVPKGATFKTDPNFYVTTTRATTGGTK, from the coding sequence ATGCTCCTCCGCTCCCTTTTTACCGTGCTGCTGACACTTACCGCAAGCCTTGCTTTTTCGCAAACACCCGTCTTCACGCACCAGGACACACTGCGCGGCGCCATCACGCCCGAACGCGCCTGGTGGGACCTGGCCTACTATCACCTGGCCATAAAAGTAAACCCGGCCGACAGCACCATCCGCGGCGTGAACACTATCCGGTACAAAGTTCTGGCGCCCAAGCAGGTCATGCAGGTAGACCTGCAGCAACCCATGGCCATCGAAAAAGTGATGCAGAACGGGAAGGAACTAACCTACACTTATGATGGCAATGCATGGTTTATACAACTGGCCGCTCCGCAGAAAGCCGGTGAGGTAAACAGTGTGGATGTATACTATGGCGGCAAACCGCAAGTGAGCAAAAACCCGCCCTGGAGCGGCGGCCTAACCTGGAAACACGATGCCCAGGGCAACCCTTTTGCCGCTACCTCCTGCCAGGGCGACGGGGCCAGCCTCTGGTGGCCCTGCAAAGACCACATGTACGATGAACCGGACAGCATGCTTATTAGCGTTACAGTGCCCGAAAAGCTGATGGATGTATCGAATGGCCGCCTGCGCAAAGTGGACCAGAATAACGACGGCACCAAAACCTACCACTGGTTTGTATCCAACCCCATCAACAACTATGGTGTTAATATGAACCTGGGCGACTATGTGCACTTTTCTGAAAAGTTTAAGGGCGAAAAAGGCCTGCTGGACTGCGATTATTATGTGCTGCGTGGCGATGAAAGCAAAGCCCGAAAACAGTTTAAGGAAGTGCCCCGCATGCTGGCTGCTTTTGAGCACTGGTTCGGCCCCTACCCTTTTTATGAAGACAGCTATAAACTGGTGCAGGTGCCCTACCTGGGCATGGAGCATCAAAGCTCCGTAACCTATGGCAATGACTTTAAGAACGGCTACCTGGGCCGCGACCTGAGCGGAACCGGCTGGGGACTTAAATTCGATTTTATCATTGTGCACGAATCCGGCCACGAATGGTTTGCCAACAACATCACATACAAGGACATTGCCGATATGTGGATTCACGAGAGCTTTACGGCCTATTCCGAGAACCTGTTCCTGGATTATTACTATGGCAAGGAAGCCAGCGCGGCTTACGTGATCGGCACCCGCGCCAACATCCGCAACGACCGCCCTATTATCGGGTATTACAATGTAAACAACAGCGGCTCGGGCGACATGTATTACAAAGGCGCCAACATGCTGCATACACTCCGCCAAATTGTAAACGATGATGAAAAATGGCGCAGTATTTTGCGGGGGTTCAACAAGGATTTTTATCACCAGACCGTTACCACCCAGCAGATAGAAAATTACCTGAGTCAGCATATTGGCCGGGACCTGTCGCCGGTTTTTGACCAGTATCTGCGCGATGTACGGATTCCGGAACTTGAATACCAGCTGGCTGGCGGCAAGTTAAGCTACAGGTGGGCCAACACGGTGACCGGCTTTAACATGCCGGTGAAAGTAACTGTGAACGGAAAAGAAAAATGGCTGACGCCGACCACCACCTGGCAGGCGCTGCCGGGCGTGCCAAAAGGCGCCACCTTTAAAACCGATCCCAACTTTTACGTAACCACCACCCGGGCAACCACCGGGGGCACCAAATAG
- a CDS encoding TIGR02587 family membrane protein: MKEQRDNRPVEKSLKEYARGIAGGLLFSFPLLYTMEVWWIGFIVTPLQLIMLIVATYILLLGYNHFAGMRADASLRTVVIDSVEEMGIGILISFILLLLLNRIDFDSMSLSEVVGKTLVEAMAVSIGVSIGTAQLGGGNDDEEEKERDEVNKAFWANASWWQQKAGLVVLALCGSVLIGGNVAPTEEVTMLAFESTPVHILLMAVFSLVLSALVVFFSDFKGTVRRTGTNSVAIEVITDTCLTYLVALGSSAVCLWFFGRFDGVVFQVAFAQCIVLGVLSSLGASAGRLLIK; encoded by the coding sequence ATGAAAGAACAACGTGATAACCGGCCCGTGGAGAAATCCCTGAAAGAGTATGCCCGAGGCATAGCGGGGGGCTTGCTGTTCAGTTTTCCGTTGCTGTATACCATGGAAGTATGGTGGATCGGTTTTATCGTTACCCCGCTGCAACTGATCATGCTCATCGTAGCCACCTATATTTTACTGCTTGGCTACAACCACTTTGCCGGCATGCGGGCCGATGCTTCCCTGCGCACGGTAGTGATTGACTCTGTGGAGGAAATGGGCATCGGCATCTTGATCTCCTTTATTTTGTTGCTGCTGCTCAACCGGATCGACTTTGACAGTATGTCTCTGAGTGAAGTGGTCGGAAAGACGCTGGTGGAGGCCATGGCCGTATCGATTGGCGTATCGATCGGGACTGCCCAGCTAGGCGGCGGCAATGATGATGAAGAAGAAAAGGAGCGCGATGAAGTGAACAAGGCCTTTTGGGCAAACGCCAGCTGGTGGCAGCAAAAAGCAGGGCTGGTGGTGCTGGCTTTATGCGGCAGCGTGCTGATTGGCGGAAACGTAGCGCCCACCGAGGAAGTGACCATGCTGGCCTTTGAATCCACCCCGGTGCACATCCTGCTGATGGCGGTTTTCTCGCTGGTGCTGAGCGCGCTGGTAGTTTTCTTCAGCGATTTTAAAGGTACCGTACGCCGGACCGGTACCAACTCAGTGGCCATCGAAGTTATAACCGATACCTGCCTTACCTATCTTGTAGCGTTAGGCTCTTCGGCGGTGTGTCTTTGGTTCTTCGGGCGCTTTGATGGCGTCGTTTTTCAGGTAGCTTTTGCGCAATGCATTGTGCTGGGCGTGCTTTCGTCGCTTGGTGCTTCGGCGGGCCGGCTGCTGATAAAATAA
- a CDS encoding helix-turn-helix domain-containing protein produces the protein MTKLYIKNMVCDRCKRVVAEELEKLGHEVLEIGLGEAEIAADAPDLPAIREVLEANGFELLDDRKTKLIEQVKLAVIALIHERPRMDLHVNTSDYIAGKVGLDYNYLSTLFSSSEGITIEKYVILQRIEKVKELLVYNELSLKEIAFQLGYSSVAHLSSQFKKITGLTPSHFKQVKEQKRKTIDKVQD, from the coding sequence ATGACCAAACTCTATATCAAAAACATGGTGTGCGACCGCTGCAAGCGGGTAGTGGCCGAAGAGCTCGAAAAGCTGGGGCACGAGGTGCTCGAGATCGGTTTAGGCGAAGCGGAAATTGCCGCAGACGCTCCTGATCTACCCGCCATACGCGAGGTGCTGGAAGCCAACGGCTTTGAACTGCTCGATGACCGCAAAACAAAGCTCATCGAACAGGTAAAGCTGGCTGTAATAGCCCTCATCCACGAGCGACCGCGCATGGACCTGCATGTCAACACCTCGGACTATATCGCCGGAAAAGTAGGGCTGGATTATAACTACCTGAGTACGCTGTTCTCCTCTTCCGAAGGCATTACGATTGAAAAATACGTGATCCTGCAGCGGATTGAAAAGGTAAAGGAACTGCTGGTCTATAATGAATTAAGCCTGAAGGAAATTGCCTTCCAGCTAGGCTATAGTAGCGTAGCGCACCTGTCAAGCCAGTTCAAGAAAATAACGGGTCTTACGCCCAGCCATTTTAAGCAGGTAAAAGAGCAAAAACGCAAAACCATCGACAAGGTACAGGACTAG
- a CDS encoding GNAT family N-acetyltransferase, which translates to MEVIHDEDDLRFYAQLGDEQAELTYTYPEDDVMDLDHTFVPQAYRGQGMADKLVQTSLDFAREQHYKVIPSCPVVEAYLNRHKDYQDIVKEV; encoded by the coding sequence ATGGAAGTGATACATGATGAAGATGATTTGCGGTTTTATGCGCAACTCGGAGACGAGCAGGCAGAACTCACCTATACTTACCCCGAAGACGATGTAATGGACCTGGACCATACCTTTGTACCACAGGCGTACCGCGGCCAGGGAATGGCTGACAAGCTGGTGCAGACGAGCCTGGATTTTGCCCGTGAGCAGCATTATAAAGTAATACCGTCCTGCCCGGTAGTGGAGGCTTACCTCAATCGGCACAAAGACTACCAGGATATAGTTAAGGAAGTATAA